From a single bacterium genomic region:
- a CDS encoding M48 family metalloprotease has protein sequence MPFRRVTFVLQLILAISFLSGCATFRSAEKSVNRSLFTAEQETALGTEYSQEIAGEYEFIDDPTVNSWLNEMGAKLVANSPETAQTFQFRVTNSPEVNAFAIPGGFCYVNAGLISYATNEAQVAAVVGHEINHVTARHGLLSLQRAMGINMLMQYLTPDGTGTAAQMAQLAMQSGGFLVTRKFGRDDEREADSLGVKAMYGAGYDPREGAAFFRRLNALSSGASGGMIDTMISTHPPTPERIQNIEEQIAQYDMNSKDLTVNSPLFKKVQGIVRSEVPDLPQ, from the coding sequence ATGCCGTTCCGCCGCGTGACATTTGTTCTTCAACTGATTCTCGCGATCTCGTTCCTCTCCGGATGCGCAACATTTCGGAGTGCAGAGAAGTCCGTGAATCGCTCTCTCTTCACGGCCGAGCAGGAGACCGCGCTCGGCACCGAGTACTCCCAGGAAATAGCGGGGGAGTACGAGTTCATCGACGATCCGACAGTCAATTCCTGGCTGAACGAAATGGGCGCGAAGCTTGTGGCGAACTCCCCCGAGACCGCCCAGACTTTCCAATTCCGCGTCACGAACTCCCCCGAAGTGAATGCCTTCGCGATTCCCGGCGGATTTTGCTATGTGAATGCGGGCCTGATTTCCTATGCGACCAACGAGGCGCAAGTCGCCGCGGTTGTTGGGCACGAGATCAACCACGTTACCGCTCGGCATGGTCTGCTTTCGCTGCAGCGCGCCATGGGAATCAACATGCTGATGCAGTACCTGACGCCCGATGGAACCGGAACGGCTGCCCAGATGGCGCAGTTGGCAATGCAGTCCGGCGGCTTTCTGGTCACGCGCAAGTTTGGCCGTGACGATGAGCGCGAAGCGGACAGCCTTGGCGTGAAGGCCATGTACGGCGCCGGCTACGATCCGCGGGAAGGGGCTGCCTTCTTCCGGCGTCTCAATGCGCTGTCATCCGGCGCATCGGGGGGAATGATCGATACGATGATCTCGACGCACCCGCCCACGCCGGAGCGAATTCAGAATATCGAAGAGCAGATCGCCCAGTACGATATGAACTCGAAGGACCTTACGGTCAATTCGCCGCTGTTCAAGAAGGTACAGGGGATCGTCCGATCGGAAGTCCCCGATCTGCCCCAGTAA
- a CDS encoding secondary thiamine-phosphate synthase enzyme YjbQ, translating into MAEVRIVTDQIEVQTNGMTDILDLTPRVRERLMKSGMCEGNVTIFVPGATAGVSTIEYEPGLLKDLPEMFEQIAPYEHDYHHHKTWGDYNGSSHCRAPLIGPSLVVPFIAGDMILGTWQQIVLFDFDDRPRKRKVVCQFIGA; encoded by the coding sequence ATGGCTGAAGTGCGTATTGTCACCGACCAGATCGAAGTTCAGACAAATGGGATGACGGACATCCTGGACCTGACGCCCCGCGTGAGAGAGCGACTCATGAAATCCGGTATGTGCGAAGGCAATGTGACGATCTTTGTCCCGGGCGCGACCGCGGGGGTGTCCACGATCGAGTACGAGCCGGGTCTTCTGAAAGACCTGCCGGAGATGTTCGAACAGATCGCTCCCTACGAGCACGATTATCATCACCACAAGACATGGGGAGACTACAACGGAAGCTCACATTGTCGTGCGCCACTGATCGGGCCATCACTTGTCGTGCCGTTCATCGCCGGCGACATGATCCTGGGCACCTGGCAGCAGATTGTGCTCTTCGACTTCGACGACCGCCCGAGAAAGCGGAAAGTCGTCTGCCAGTTCATTGGGGCTTAA
- a CDS encoding phosphoenolpyruvate carboxylase encodes MPTARIQFSKIDTDFEMLIRSLREVLADSDQPALAETLPWYRDEPAVSPGDVDPIRETHALSIAFQLLNLVEENATIQARRASESRPEGYIEPGMWRSTLEHLKSLGYSAEEIASALPGMHVEPVLTAHPTESKRRTVLQIHRQLYLHLLDMENTMWTPAERENIRTQITATLERLWRTGEILIEKPDVASELDNVIHYLREVFPIVIQKHDLRLRQAWVEAGFDPKLIERPDSQPRLTFGNWVGGDRDGHPLVTADVTKHTLRRLRNAALKLLDAQLEELGTRLSLSDLLQHPPSELVQRLAEYESKLYDSDHQPPAWRRHEPWRRMIDAMQLRLAAARKDERNGYRNADELSADLKLLAESLEAVGAGRLALTDIFPVQRIVDVFGFHLAAIDVRQNSSFHERAISQLLNAAGLEDWDYASWDEAKRLEFLNEELKSPRPLAPRKADLGAEANAVLGCYQVLSDTIDQHGPRSIGSLIVSMTRTLSDLLAVYLLAREVGLVRREEHGLACLVSVVPLLETLDDLERAPGILDAFLQHPVTQAGFALRGQNPPVQQIMVGYSDSNKDGGLLASQWALNCAQTELTEVARRHGMKLRFFHGRGGTPSRGSGPTYRFLEALPTGTLSGEFRVTEQGETIAQKYANAGTASYNIELWLAGVTDTTLKHRRGGETDAELLEVIERLALYSKTAYQDLLTSDGFLEYWSQVTPIDALERSSIGSRPARRTGKRQFSDLRAIPWVFSWNQARHYLPGWFGLGTALDRLERDDPASFELLRDRGRKMPFLRNVLKNAETSLASVDPELMAEYASLVEDETIRERFLSRIQAELALTDAKIDHLFERSREERRPRMLKTIRMRDAGLDRLHRHQIRMLRAWRALRAKGQETQADAVLSHLLLTVNAIASGLRTTG; translated from the coding sequence ATGCCGACCGCCCGTATCCAGTTTAGTAAGATCGACACCGACTTCGAGATGTTGATCCGCAGCCTCAGGGAAGTCCTCGCCGATTCGGACCAACCGGCTCTGGCGGAGACATTGCCGTGGTATCGCGACGAACCGGCCGTATCGCCCGGCGACGTAGACCCGATTCGCGAAACGCACGCGCTTTCGATCGCATTTCAGCTTCTGAACCTTGTGGAAGAAAACGCCACGATCCAGGCGCGCAGAGCGAGCGAATCGCGGCCCGAAGGCTACATCGAGCCTGGCATGTGGCGCTCCACCCTCGAGCACTTGAAGTCTCTTGGCTATTCGGCGGAGGAGATTGCTTCGGCTTTGCCCGGCATGCACGTCGAGCCCGTCCTGACGGCCCATCCGACGGAATCCAAGCGGCGCACTGTTCTGCAGATTCACCGCCAGCTCTACCTGCATCTGCTCGACATGGAAAACACAATGTGGACCCCGGCGGAACGCGAAAACATTCGCACGCAGATCACGGCCACGCTTGAACGGCTTTGGCGAACGGGCGAGATCCTGATCGAGAAGCCGGACGTCGCATCCGAACTCGACAACGTCATTCACTACCTGCGCGAAGTCTTCCCGATTGTTATTCAAAAGCATGACCTGCGTCTTCGCCAGGCCTGGGTCGAGGCGGGATTCGATCCGAAACTCATTGAACGCCCCGATTCGCAGCCCCGACTGACCTTCGGAAACTGGGTCGGCGGCGACCGCGACGGGCATCCTCTCGTTACGGCCGACGTGACGAAACACACGCTTCGTCGCCTGAGAAACGCAGCATTGAAACTGCTCGATGCACAGTTGGAAGAGCTCGGGACGCGGCTCAGTCTGTCGGACTTGCTTCAGCATCCGCCCTCGGAACTCGTTCAGCGGCTTGCCGAGTATGAAAGCAAGTTGTACGACAGCGATCATCAGCCTCCCGCCTGGCGCCGGCATGAGCCCTGGCGGCGCATGATCGACGCTATGCAATTGCGTCTGGCGGCGGCTCGCAAAGACGAGAGAAATGGCTATCGCAACGCGGACGAGCTTTCCGCCGATTTGAAGTTGCTGGCCGAGTCACTGGAGGCCGTTGGTGCCGGTCGTCTTGCTCTCACGGATATCTTCCCCGTTCAGCGCATCGTCGATGTCTTTGGTTTTCACCTGGCGGCGATCGACGTACGCCAGAACAGCAGTTTCCACGAGCGTGCCATCTCGCAGTTGTTGAACGCCGCCGGATTGGAGGACTGGGATTATGCTTCTTGGGACGAGGCGAAGCGCCTCGAGTTCCTGAACGAGGAACTCAAATCGCCGCGTCCGCTGGCTCCTCGCAAAGCCGATCTCGGCGCCGAAGCGAATGCGGTTCTTGGCTGCTACCAGGTGCTTTCGGACACCATCGACCAGCACGGGCCGCGATCGATCGGTTCACTAATCGTGAGCATGACCCGCACCCTGTCCGACCTGTTGGCCGTCTATCTTCTCGCGCGAGAGGTCGGTCTTGTTCGGCGCGAGGAGCACGGCCTGGCCTGTCTTGTCAGCGTCGTCCCCCTGTTGGAGACGCTCGACGACCTGGAGCGCGCCCCGGGGATTCTCGACGCATTCTTGCAGCATCCGGTGACGCAGGCCGGCTTTGCCCTGCGCGGACAGAACCCTCCTGTCCAGCAGATCATGGTCGGCTACAGCGACAGCAACAAAGACGGCGGCCTGCTCGCCAGCCAGTGGGCCCTCAACTGCGCGCAGACGGAACTCACAGAAGTCGCCAGGCGCCACGGGATGAAGCTCCGGTTCTTCCACGGCCGCGGGGGAACCCCCAGTCGCGGATCCGGCCCCACGTACAGATTCCTGGAGGCTCTCCCCACGGGAACTCTCTCGGGCGAATTCCGCGTTACAGAGCAGGGCGAGACGATTGCACAGAAGTACGCCAATGCCGGTACGGCTTCTTACAACATCGAGCTCTGGCTGGCGGGCGTCACCGATACGACTCTCAAGCATCGCCGCGGGGGGGAAACCGACGCAGAACTCCTTGAGGTCATCGAGCGCCTCGCGCTCTACAGCAAGACGGCGTACCAGGACCTTCTTACCAGCGATGGATTCCTGGAATACTGGTCCCAGGTGACGCCGATCGACGCGTTGGAGCGCAGTTCCATCGGCTCGCGGCCGGCTCGGCGCACCGGAAAGCGCCAGTTCTCCGATTTGCGCGCGATTCCTTGGGTTTTCAGTTGGAACCAGGCGCGCCATTACCTCCCGGGCTGGTTCGGGCTTGGAACCGCTCTGGATCGCCTTGAGCGCGACGATCCCGCGTCTTTCGAACTGTTGCGTGATCGTGGGCGCAAGATGCCCTTCCTCCGCAACGTGCTCAAGAACGCCGAGACGAGCCTCGCATCCGTCGATCCGGAGCTGATGGCCGAGTATGCCTCCCTCGTCGAGGACGAGACTATTCGCGAGCGATTCCTGTCGCGGATCCAGGCAGAGCTGGCCTTGACCGACGCGAAGATCGACCACCTCTTCGAGCGATCCCGCGAAGAGCGCCGCCCGCGGATGCTCAAGACGATCCGCATGCGCGACGCCGGGCTTGATCGCCTCCACCGCCACCAGATCCGGATGTTGCGAGCGTGGCGTGCTCTTCGAGCGAAGGGGCAGGAGACGCAGGCCGACGCAGTCCTCAGCCACCTGCTCCTGACGGTCAATGCCATCGCAAGCGGACTGCGAACCACGGGCTGA